GGCTCGTCGGGGAGGGTGACCGCAGGCCGGGTGAGGTCCGCGGGCAGGTCGTCCAGCGCCGCGTGCACGAGCGTGCGCAGGTCCAGCGGGTGGCGGGTGGCGTGGAGGTTGCCGGTGGCGACGCGGGCGGCGTCGAGCAGGTCGTCGGTGAGGCGGCTGAGCGCGGTGAGCTGGCGCCTCAGCACCGCGTGGGCCTGGTGGCCGGCGATGTCCAGGCCCAGCACGTCCAGCGCGGCGCTCGCGGAGGCGAGCGGGTTGCGCAGTTCGTGGGACAGCGTGGCGATGAACCGGTCCTTGGCCTGCTGCTGGGCGCGCAGCTCCTCGGTGGCGGCGGCGAGCGCGGCGTTGGCCTCGCGCAGTTGCCGGTTGACCTGCTGCACCTCGCGGGCGCGGGTGTAGAGGTCGGCCTCCATCTCCTGCAGCCGCGCCGCCGCGCGTTCCCGGTCCTGCTCGCGCAGGTCGATCAGCTCGGTGACGTCCTGCACCCGGTGCACGATGAGCACCACCCGGCCGGCGTCGTCGAGGACCGGGCTGTTGACCGGGCTCCAGTACCGCACGACGAACCGGCCGTCGGGTTCGCGGATGTCGTAGCGCTGCAGGGCCATCGTGTCCGGCCGGCCGGTGTCCACCACGGTCCGCAGCGACCGCCGCAGGTTGCCGACGCCGTCGGCGCCCGGGTCCTCGGGGTTGTCCGGGAACACCTCGAACATCGGCCGGCCCGCCACCGCGGCCGGGTCGACCATGGTGGCCCGCGCGTAGGCGCGGTTGACGGTGACGATCGTGAAGTCGGCCGTCATCAGCAGGTACGGGGAGGGCAGGTGCTCGAACAGGTGGCGGTAGTCGAGGCCCTCGAACCCGGCGGTCACGGGTCCAGCCGGTAGCCGGCCCCGCGCACGGTGACGATGCGCGGCCGGTCCACCCCGGCACCGGTGAGCTTGCGGCGCACCCGGTAGACGTGCTCGACCACCGCCGACGGGTCCTGGCGCTCGCCGGTCCAGCCCCACGCCGCGGTCAGCAGCTGCGCGGTGGTGAACACCCGGCGCGGCGCGCCGGCGAGGAAGACCAGCAGCCCGTACTCCAGCGGGGTGAGCTTGACCGGGTGGCCGTGGGCGGTGACCTCGTGCGAGTCGGTGTCGATCGCCAGCGCGCCGTGCCGGATCACCGGGTCGGCCCTCGGTTGCCGGCTGCGGCGCAGCACCGCCCTGATCCGCGCCGCCAGCTCCGGCAGGGAGAACGGTTTGACCACGTAGTCGTCGGCGCCCAGCTCCAGGCCGACGACCCGGTCCCGCTCGCTGCCCCACCCGGTCAGGATGATCACCGGCAGGTGCCGGCCGGCGCGCACCTCCCGCAGCAGGTCCAGCCCGTTGCCGTCGGGCAACCCGAGGTCGAGGACCACCAGGTCGGCGGAGTGCTCGCGCAGCACCGCCACGGCCGACCGCGCGTCCAGCGCCGTCACGACCTGGAAACCGTCCCTGCGCAGGTAGGTCGCGGCCATCGCCACGAGGTCCACCTCGTCTTCGACGAACACGACCACCGGCCTCGCGAGGTCGGTGTTGAACGGCTCGTAGACCTGAGCACCGTCGATGGTCCGGCCATGTGGCGACGAGGCCGCGTCCATCTGCCGATAGTACCACTGGGCGGGGGACCACTCATGCCGGCGAAAGGAGCCGTCTTGGTCGGACCACTCCACGACGACAGGATTCTGTCCCCCACTGCGCGGTACGACATCGAAACGTGCGCGCGGATCCGTCAGCGCTGCGAAGAGTCCAAGGAACTCATCGGCCGCTCCGGCAGGCTGATGGACCAGTCGGTACAACGCCTCGCGGAGTCGACGGCGCGGCTGTCACGGACCGGGAACGACGCACCACCGCGGTCAGGTCCGCTCGCGCCCGACGACGGTGCCCGTCCACGCCGCCCCGGGAGCTCGCGGGCTGCGCCGGCCGAGGATCACCCACTCGGTGATCCGCCACTCGCTCGGGTACTCCGCGTTCCCCCGGTCGCCTCGCCCACGACCGACCCGGCACCGTCGCCGGCCGCGCGATCGGGAACGGCTGTCGCGGCGACGGGTTGGCGACCCCCTCACACCGGCGTCCGCGCCCGTCCGCTGCCGTTCGCTCCGGGTGTGCTCGGGTTCGCGGCGTCCGGCTGGGCAGTCGGCCGCGGGTTCGCCGGTGACGACTGGTGAACCGGCTCGGGCGGGCGCATACCCGGCGACGGCGACGAACGTGGCCGGCAGGCCGCAACCCGGTGAAGCACATGTGCCTGCCGTCGGGACCGGTGGTTTCCCCGGCCACCGGCAGCAGCGCGGCCGCGGTGGTGCCCGGGCAGCCGGTGTCGCCGCTGTCGTGCGGGTGGGTGACCCCGGGAACGAAACCCGAGGTCGGCCGAGCCGACGCGGCCCACCGGTGCGTCCGCGGGGCGAAGGCCCGGTCCGGCAGCCGGCGCCAGGACCGGCGGACGACCGGCTGAGCAGCGCCGACCACCCGTGCGCGGCCCAGCGACGGGACCGCGCCGACGAGCAGGCTGTTCGTTTTCGAGACAGTGCGCGAGCGCCGGCCTTCGCATCGGCACTATCGCCGCGGCGATGGCCTCGCCGCCCTCGCTGAAGCACCCGAGGATCCTCCCGGTGTGGCCACCCGCCGATCGGCCGTGCCCCCGGGACTGCCGAGCGGAAGGGACACCGGACGTGCCGGTTCGCGACGTCGTCCTCATCGGCGCCTCCGCCGGCGGCTTCGGCGCGTTGCGCCGGCTGCTGGGCGGTCTGCCCGCCGGGTTGCCCGCGAGCGTGCTGATCGCCGTGCACACCGCGCAGAACTCGAAGATCCGGCTGCCCGACGCCCTCGCCCGCTTCGGGCCGCTGCCCGCCGCCTACGCCGTACCCGGCCAGCGGCTGACCCCCGGCCTGCTCACCGTCGCCCCGGCGGGACAGCACCTGATCGTCACCGCCGGCGACACGCTCCGCCTGCACCGGGGCCCGCGGGTCCACCACGCCCGACCCGCAGTCGACGTGCTGCTGCGCAGCGCCGCCCACGCCTGCGGCGACCGGACGGTCGCGGTCGTCCTGTCCGGGTGTCTCCGCGACGGCGCCGAGGGGGCCGCCGCGGTGGCCGCGGCGGGAGGCGTCGTCCTCGTCCAGGACCCCGCCGACGCCCGCGAGCCCGGCATGCCCACCGCCACCCTCGACCGCGTCCCGGACGCCACCGCTTGGCCGGCGGTCAAACTCGGACCGGCCATCGCCGACCTGCTCGACCTCGCGATCCCCCCGGGACCGGCCGGCGCGCACCGCCCCGTCGACGGGATCGACGAGGCGTTGTGGACCGCGGTGTCACGGCTGCACGCCCACGCCGCCGCCCAGCAACGACTCCGGCAATGCTTCGACGCCACCAGCCCGCTGGCCGCCCGGTTCCAGGCACGGGCAGCGCACACGACGCACGCCGCGCAGCTGATCACCGACCACGTCCTGCCGATCTTCCAGCCAGAGGCCCACCGGCGGAAACCTTCGCCCGCCCCGTCGGCGGGGCCACCGCCGGACGACGACCGTGGGCGGTCGGACCGCGACCCGTGACCACCGGGAGCCGGGAGGCGCCGGATGCCCCCGACGGCGGGTCGCGGTGGAACCGGTGACCGGCCCGTGATCGACCTCCCTTCACGTGCGCAGCGTGTGACCGGGGACTGGCCGTAGGTGGTGCGGTAGGCGGCGAAGCGGCTGGGGGCGGGGAATCCCCAGCGGGCGGCGGTGGTGGTCACGGTGATGTGGCGCGGGTCGCCGGCGAGGAGGTCCTGGTGCGCGTGGTCGAGCCGGACGCGGCGCAGGTGGGCGATGGCCCTGCGGAGCTGCCGGGTCGCCGCGGTCGAGACCGGCCGGTCCCCGGTCAGCCGGACGGGGTCGGCACCGGTGCGACTGGCGGCCACCTGGTCTGGCAGTCGCACGTCGAACATGATCAGGTTGTAGGTGCCGGCCTGGATGACCCCGGCGCACGGACGATCGTGCGGCGCGTACATGAACACGTCCCGGCACCGAAGGTGCCCTCGGTCCCCTCCGGGAAGTACCGCCGGACGATGCCGCCGCTGTGCACGCCGCGCAGGCAGAGCTTCCCGATCGGCGCCTGCGCGTCGTGGGCCATGGCGAGGCACCGGCAGGCACGACCAGGGCGACGTCCCGGCCGCGCACGCGGGCCGACCACAGCCGGGACACGGGCGACGACGACCGCACGGCGCGGCCGGTGCGGGCACACCGCGCACCACGCGCTTCGGCCATCGTTCCGAACGCGTCGACCACGTTCCCGACCTCGCCGGGGCGTCATCGTCGTGCACCGGGGCTTCCGGTGACCGCCCCGGCACCTCGTGGCACCGCGACCAGGTGCGCCCGGAGCGCTGACAGGTGGCCCTCGTGGGGCTAGCCCCGTGCCCGCCGCGAACGAAGGTTCTCCTCAGCAGCTCAGAGGCAGTCCGCTGGTTGATGAGTGCGCGGACGCGGCTCGTGGCGCAGCTGTCCGTTCCCGGATGCGCCTCTGTTCGTCGAGCGAACGTCCTGCTCGTGCCGCCGCGCGGTGGCTCGGCGGTGGCGTGCGCCGATGTCGTGGGCGGACTTCGGGTCCGAAGGAAGTCACCGCACGTCAGGGCAGAGCGGGTCGATTACCGCGGCGGTGACGGCGTCGACGTCCTGATCGGTGCCCCGCGCTTCGGCACCCGCCGCGTCCTCGACGCCCTCGACCGACGGCGCCGCAAGCCCGGAGGACACCGGCTGTCGGCGACGGGGGTGGGCCTGTGTTCCGTGCCCGGGCGGGATTTCACGATCGGGCGACGGAGTCTTGTCGGCCACGTGACATGCCTCTATACCTGGTTGCACGTCACGGGTGGAGGGTCAATGGCTGCCGGTCTGTCGGTCCGCAAGCGGGAGAGGATGTTCGCGCGGCTCGACCGCGATGGTGACGGGGTGGTCGACGAGCGCGACGTCCACGACCACATCGACCTCCTCCTGACGGCGTTCGGGATCGCGGTGGACGCGCCGGAGGCGGTGCGGTTCCACAGCTGGGGTGATCGGCTGTGGGAGGCGTTGAGCCGTGCCGAGGCGGGCGGCCGGAGGCTGATCACCAGGGCCGGCTACGTGGACCTGATCGACGGGCAGCTGGTCGAGCAGGTGTACGTGCCGATGAACCGCACCCTGTTCGCCATCGCCGACGCGGACGGGGACGGGGACGGGTTCGTCACCCGGGCGGAGTTGGCCGCGGCGCTGGGCATCGACGGCATGTCCGACCCGGACCTGCACGCCGCGCTCCACCGGCTCGACCGGGACGGCGACGGCCGGATCTCGCGCACCGACCTGGACCAGGCGACCCGGGAGCTCTTCCTCAGCGAAGACCCCGAGGCCGTGGGCAACCTCCTGCTCGGTTCGTCCTGACCGGGTGCCGGTCCGCCGGCGCCGAGCGCCACGTGGCGGAGGACCGGTCGGACCGGGACCGTCCACCCACGACAGGGAGGGAGCACGGCATGACCACGGGTGCCCGGACACCGTCGTTGACGGACCTGCTGAGGGAAAAACGGGAGTCGGAGCCGGTCGGGCTGGACCCGGCCACCGGGCTGTGGCACGTGTACCGGTACGCCGACGTCCTCCGGGCGCTCACCGTTGTTCTCCAGCGACGTCAGTTCGTTCGTGCCGTCCCGGCAGGAACTCGCCACCGTCCTGGTCGGCGACTTCGTGCGGATGGACCGCGTCGGCGTCTCGGGTCGAGGCGTGCACGACCCGCTTGCTGGACGCCGTGGCCGACCAGGAGACGTTCGACTTCGTCTCGACGGTGGCGAACCCGCTGCCGCTGCTCCTCCTCGGTGACATGCTCGGCCTGCCGACCGACGGGGCGGACCTGCTGAACCGGTACTCGCACGCCGTCGTGTTCGACGACGGGATCGCCGGTTTCCTGGACGAGGACGTGGTGTCCGGCGCGGCACCTGTGCTCGTGGGGATGCGGGACCACCTGCTGGAGCAGATCAAGCGCCACCGGTCCGCTCCCGGTGCCGGTCTGCTGGGCGAGTTGGTCACCGCCGAGGTCGACGGCGAGCCGGTGACCGACGGCGAGCTGATCGGGCTGACCACGCTGGTCCTGACCGCCGGCCACGTCACCACCACCCTCCCGCCGGACAACACCCCACCCGACGAGCTCGGGGTGCGGACAAGATCCGCCGGCTCGACCTAGACCAGGTGCACCACCTGGCTGGTGGCCGGCTTGGCCGACGTCGGGTGGCCGTCGTACACACCGCGCCAGTAGCCGGAAGCGGGCTGCACCACGTACACCGTGTAGAGGTAGTAGCCCCAGCGGAGCTGCCTCACCCCCGTCGTGGCGAGCGTCGTCCACGCGACGCCGTCGGCGGAGAACTCGATGCGGGCCACCAGACCGCTCGGCGGCACGACCTCGGCCGGGAAACCGATCATGCCGGAGACCTGGACCCGCCCGTCGGCCTCCCGGACGACGGCGCTCAGGCCGTGGATGCTCTCCTGGAACACGGAGATCTGCGGCGTCGTCGTGGACGAGGGCAGCAGGTCCGCCTCCGCCGCGGACGGCACGAACTGCACGAGCAGGAAGCCCGTGCGCGGCGGGGCGAACCGCTTGGTGAAGTAGCCGCCCATGCTCGCGTAGACCTCGGTGTTCATCCACGGCGACAGCGTGGAGCACGCCAGGCCGCCGCAGAGGCTGATGACGACCCGGCCGCCCGGCACGCCGACCGGCCCGCTCTCCCCCTGCCGGGTGATCCGGCCCGTGACGGTGATCTCCTGGCCCACGTCGACCGCCATCGTGTCCACCGACGCGGTCAACTGGGTCGGCACCGGGGAGTCGGCCACCGCCGGTGCGGTGGCGAGGGTGGTGACGACCAGGGCGCCGAGCGCCGCGGTCGCGAACTTCCGGAAGCGGGTCATGTCCTCTCCTCTCGTTGCGGTCCTCCTGCAACCGCCTTGTTCGCGCTCTGGCACCTCCGCGTTACCGGCTGCGATGATCTGGCTAAAGCGTTGCTGCACAAGCGTTTTCCCGGTTGCTGCGAGCTGTTCGCGAAGCCGCGGATCACGTGGTGGCCAGCGGGCGCTGCGGAGTCGGGACCGACCGCACTTCGTGGCATCCACAAGCGTTTCACTCGTTGGTGTGGCACGTCCGTGAAGCCGCACTTTGCGTAGCGGGAGTGAGCCGCCGCCGCTCTCGAAGCGTTGCTTTTAGGCAACACTGAAGTGATGGAGCGCAGTGCAATCGCTTGGCCCGCCACCACGGCGAAGGCCGGCCAGGCCGTGCCCCCACGGCGAGCCCGACGCGCCGACCTGCGGTGGCACGGGCAGGACCGCGCGTCTCCCGGTGGAGCACCGGCGCCCGGACCAGGCACGGGCGTGCTTCAGCCCGCCGGTGGCGCCGCCACCAGTTCCGCGGGGACGGAGACCGGGCCCATCTCCGGCATCCGCGCCCCACCCGGCACCCTCCGGGTGCGGATGCTCGTGGTCGCGGCCAGCATTTCCTCCAGGCCGAGGCGGATGACCATGCGGGCCAGCGGCATGCCCGCGCACTGGTGCCTGCCCCGGCCGAAGCCCAGGTGCCGGTGGATGTTGGGCCGGCGGAGCCGGAACCGGTCGGGTTCGGGGAACACGGAGGCGTCCCGGTTGGCCGACGCGTAGACCAGGGTGATCGGTTCGCCCGGGCGGATCGTCCGGCCGTGGAGCCGCACCTCTTCGGTGACGGTCCTGGCGAAGCCCCGGTACGGCGTGTAGAGGCGGATGAACTCCTCGACGGCGTCGGGCACGTCCTCGGGGCACCGCCGCAGGTGGTCCTGCAGCGCCGGGTCGTCCGACAGGTGGTGGAACGTGGCGCCGAGCAGGATCGGCGGTGCCACCATGCCGACGACGAGGCTCTGCCGCAGCGCACCCAGGACCTGCTCCGGCTCCAGCGGTCGGCCCTGCGACCGCTCCGCGAGCAGCGAACTCGCCGGGTCCTCCCCCACCGGCAACGGCTCGCGCGTCCGCTCCGCCACCAGGTCGCGCGCGATGGCGTACATCCGCTCGCTCATCGCGTTCACGGTGCCCTTGTCGAGCTTCCGCCACGCGTCGACCCAGGCGGCGGCTGTTTCGGCGAGGACCGGGGCGGTCTCCGGTTCGAGGTTGAG
This portion of the Saccharothrix syringae genome encodes:
- a CDS encoding chemotaxis protein CheB; amino-acid sequence: MPVRDVVLIGASAGGFGALRRLLGGLPAGLPASVLIAVHTAQNSKIRLPDALARFGPLPAAYAVPGQRLTPGLLTVAPAGQHLIVTAGDTLRLHRGPRVHHARPAVDVLLRSAAHACGDRTVAVVLSGCLRDGAEGAAAVAAAGGVVLVQDPADAREPGMPTATLDRVPDATAWPAVKLGPAIADLLDLAIPPGPAGAHRPVDGIDEALWTAVSRLHAHAAAQQRLRQCFDATSPLAARFQARAAHTTHAAQLITDHVLPIFQPEAHRRKPSPAPSAGPPPDDDRGRSDRDP
- a CDS encoding EF-hand domain-containing protein; the protein is MAAGLSVRKRERMFARLDRDGDGVVDERDVHDHIDLLLTAFGIAVDAPEAVRFHSWGDRLWEALSRAEAGGRRLITRAGYVDLIDGQLVEQVYVPMNRTLFAIADADGDGDGFVTRAELAAALGIDGMSDPDLHAALHRLDRDGDGRISRTDLDQATRELFLSEDPEAVGNLLLGSS
- a CDS encoding cytochrome P450 family protein translates to MLDAVADQETFDFVSTVANPLPLLLLGDMLGLPTDGADLLNRYSHAVVFDDGIAGFLDEDVVSGAAPVLVGMRDHLLEQIKRHRSAPGAGLLGELVTAEVDGEPVTDGELIGLTTLVLTAGHVTTTLPPDNTPPDELGVRTRSAGST
- a CDS encoding response regulator transcription factor, giving the protein MDAASSPHGRTIDGAQVYEPFNTDLARPVVVFVEDEVDLVAMAATYLRRDGFQVVTALDARSAVAVLREHSADLVVLDLGLPDGNGLDLLREVRAGRHLPVIILTGWGSERDRVVGLELGADDYVVKPFSLPELAARIRAVLRRSRQPRADPVIRHGALAIDTDSHEVTAHGHPVKLTPLEYGLLVFLAGAPRRVFTTAQLLTAAWGWTGERQDPSAVVEHVYRVRRKLTGAGVDRPRIVTVRGAGYRLDP
- a CDS encoding hybrid sensor histidine kinase/response regulator, with the translated sequence MTAGFEGLDYRHLFEHLPSPYLLMTADFTIVTVNRAYARATMVDPAAVAGRPMFEVFPDNPEDPGADGVGNLRRSLRTVVDTGRPDTMALQRYDIREPDGRFVVRYWSPVNSPVLDDAGRVVLIVHRVQDVTELIDLREQDRERAAARLQEMEADLYTRAREVQQVNRQLREANAALAAATEELRAQQQAKDRFIATLSHELRNPLASASAALDVLGLDIAGHQAHAVLRRQLTALSRLTDDLLDAARVATGNLHATRHPLDLRTLVHAALDDLPADLTRPAVTLPDEPVVIDGDPVRLGQMLTNLLDNARKHTRDGAAVTVHLDVRDGQAELRVRDTGPGFDPVLADTLFDPFTRVDTGTHAPSGLGLGLAIVRGIAELHQGAVSAHSAGPGTGATFTVRIPLTTEAVPPVGEHPARRALRMLLVDDNTDLARMYATTLRRRGDTVTVATTARDALAIAGSTPFDVILCDLALGEDVDGYEIARRLRRNTLHRHTPLVAVSGFSQDTDRQRSRAAGFDAHVAKPLDLADLDTLLARVVDGARSTPAGPDPRR
- a CDS encoding cytochrome P450, which encodes MTDDFDPTQTDDPDEIRKVHEELRASCPVAHTSAHGGFWALTRYADVIAAAQDSRTFISSVRAVVPSDPRGLRRPPLNFDAPRHTPYRRALDRTLHRRRLDRLEPAIRAHARREAARMVGKGGGDLAAEFATRLPAWATTEWLNLEPETAPVLAETAAAWVDAWRKLDKGTVNAMSERMYAIARDLVAERTREPLPVGEDPASSLLAERSQGRPLEPEQVLGALRQSLVVGMVAPPILLGATFHHLSDDPALQDHLRRCPEDVPDAVEEFIRLYTPYRGFARTVTEEVRLHGRTIRPGEPITLVYASANRDASVFPEPDRFRLRRPNIHRHLGFGRGRHQCAGMPLARMVIRLGLEEMLAATTSIRTRRVPGGARMPEMGPVSVPAELVAAPPAG